One Legionella lansingensis genomic region harbors:
- the lspA gene encoding signal peptidase II: protein MKKLPWFVLSIVVVLLDQWSKYWAATTLVPYQPEPLLPMLNFTLAFNSGAAFSFLSGTGDWHRWFFAGFSVLMSLFLIIWMLRLPVRAKLQSFALSLILGGALGNLYDRAILGQVIDFVDLYYKNYHWPVFNLADSAICMGAFLLLVDLCKNSSSVR from the coding sequence ATGAAAAAGTTGCCATGGTTTGTGTTGAGTATTGTCGTTGTTCTGCTTGATCAATGGTCTAAATATTGGGCTGCAACGACCTTAGTGCCGTATCAGCCCGAGCCTTTATTGCCCATGCTCAATTTTACTTTGGCCTTTAATAGCGGTGCTGCTTTCAGTTTTCTTAGCGGAACAGGTGACTGGCATCGATGGTTTTTTGCAGGCTTTAGCGTTCTAATGAGTTTATTTTTAATCATTTGGATGCTTCGTTTGCCTGTTAGAGCAAAATTGCAATCTTTTGCACTTAGTTTGATACTCGGAGGCGCGCTAGGTAACCTATACGATAGGGCAATTTTAGGCCAGGTAATCGATTTTGTTGATCTCTATTATAAAAATTACCACTGGCCTGTTTTTAATTTGGCAGACAGTGCCATCTGTATGGGGGCGTTTCTCTTGCTGGTTGACTTATGCAAAAATAGCAGCTCAGTCAGGTAA
- the era gene encoding GTPase Era encodes MTSYCGYIALVGRPNVGKSTLLNRILQQKLSITSRKPQTTRHSLLGIQTIGDYQYVYVDTPGLHQGSKKVMNRMMNKTAKSVLRDVDVIAFIVDGTHWNEEDEYVLHLIKQTKVPCILLINKVDKIPDKSQLLPWIEKLNERHDFAAIIPISAKTGAQVDNLEQELKAYLPEGPHLFAEDQFTDRPIRFLCAELLREKIFRLCGQELPYATTVEIESYKDEGNLVRIHALILVEKENHKRIIIGDKGQKLKEMATSARLDMEKLLGKKVFLQCWCKVKTGWADDERMLKQLGYDS; translated from the coding sequence ATGACAAGTTATTGTGGATATATTGCTCTAGTAGGTCGACCGAATGTGGGTAAATCAACCTTATTAAATCGCATCCTGCAACAAAAATTGAGTATCACCTCTCGCAAACCTCAAACAACTAGGCATAGCCTATTAGGAATCCAGACGATTGGCGACTATCAATATGTCTATGTGGACACCCCAGGTCTTCATCAGGGCTCAAAAAAAGTAATGAATCGTATGATGAATAAGACCGCCAAATCTGTCTTACGTGATGTGGATGTCATTGCCTTTATTGTGGATGGGACTCATTGGAATGAGGAAGATGAATACGTTTTACACCTCATCAAGCAAACCAAAGTACCTTGTATTTTATTAATTAACAAAGTGGACAAAATTCCTGACAAATCACAACTATTACCCTGGATAGAAAAATTGAACGAACGTCATGATTTTGCTGCAATCATCCCCATCTCTGCTAAAACCGGTGCCCAAGTGGATAACTTAGAACAAGAACTAAAAGCCTATTTGCCTGAGGGACCACATTTGTTTGCAGAGGATCAATTTACCGATCGTCCTATACGATTTTTATGTGCGGAATTACTCCGAGAAAAAATTTTCCGTCTTTGTGGGCAGGAATTACCTTATGCAACGACTGTGGAAATTGAATCCTACAAAGATGAAGGCAATTTAGTAAGGATTCATGCTCTGATTTTGGTTGAAAAAGAAAATCACAAGCGCATTATCATCGGCGATAAAGGACAGAAGTTAAAGGAGATGGCCACCAGTGCTCGTTTGGACATGGAGAAGCTCCTAGGCAAAAAAGTTTTTTTACAATGTTGGTGTAAAGTAAAAACGGGTTGGGCTGATGATGAGCGCATGTTGAAGCAATTAGGTTATGACAGTTGA
- a CDS encoding type IV pilin protein: MLCKKLYSQTMRQGFSLIELMIVLVIISLFTCFAYPIYLNHLMQARRYDGQAALFDLANRLEHYYSEYHSYEKASLGTGEVTDIKNDNLSAQKWYCLKISSQTHTAYSLQAIPRGAQTKDKDCQSFTLDNLGHRGIAPGPHGDPLRKADECW, translated from the coding sequence ATGCTTTGTAAAAAATTATACTCGCAAACAATGAGACAAGGATTCTCACTCATCGAGCTAATGATTGTGCTGGTCATTATTAGCCTATTCACTTGTTTTGCTTACCCAATCTATCTAAACCATCTTATGCAGGCTCGACGATACGACGGACAAGCTGCACTTTTTGATTTAGCTAATCGATTGGAGCATTACTACTCTGAGTATCATAGCTATGAAAAAGCCTCTCTAGGGACCGGTGAGGTTACAGATATAAAAAACGATAATCTCTCCGCACAAAAGTGGTATTGTTTAAAAATAAGCTCACAAACACACACTGCTTATAGTCTGCAAGCAATCCCCAGAGGTGCCCAGACTAAAGATAAAGACTGCCAAAGTTTTACTCTAGATAATTTGGGTCATAGAGGAATTGCTCCTGGACCACATGGTGATCCCTTAAGGAAAGCAGATGAATGCTGGTGA
- the ileS gene encoding isoleucine--tRNA ligase codes for MAEYKDTLNLPETSFPMKANLAQREPDMLANWETQGIYEKIRQARLGKEKFILHDGPPYANGHLHCGHALNKILKDIINKSQCLSGFDTPFVPGWDCHGLPIELNVEKKIGKAGVKISAREFRIKCREYAASQINIQREEFKRLGVFGDWQHPYATMDYSYEANIIRALGKVIENGHLQQGFKPVHWCVDCGSALAEAEVDYEDKTSPAIDVAFLAAAPRDFLSAIGVSVVKPVIVPIWTTTPWSLPANEAVCLHPELDYVLIDDNKQYFLIVEELLKPVLTRYGIESYNIVGRAKGKVFENLPLQPPFNDRQVPIVLGEHVTTDAGTGCVHTAPAHGPDDYQVGLAYNLPLINPVLANGCYHDEVPLFAGLPVLKANDKIIEVLKERKVLLHHETIRHSYPHCWRHKTPMVFLATPQWFIAMDKNGLRHSIAAEIERVNWIPDWGKARIASMVETRPDWCISRQRAWGTPMTLFVHKSTRELHPNTVALIEEIASSVESKGIDAWFDLDIREFLGADADHYEKLTDTLDVWFDSGVSHYCVLKQNAELDLPADMYFEGSDQHRGWFNSSLTTAVAIYGHAPYKTVLTHGYTVDAEGKKLSKSKGNYVALDKLINQHGADILRLWVASTDYRHEVSISEEIIKRNADAYRRIRNTARFLLANLFDFNPEQHCVKPEHLVELDRWAIRRSQQLQKEIIEAYKNYNFHVIYQKIHNFCAVDMGSFYLDVIKDRQYTTPTNSVARRSCQTAMFHIIHALTRWLAPILSYTAEEIWQFIPGQTGTSVFVEQWYDKWPLIADVDMTFWEQLQAIRDEVNKALENQRKEGQIGSGLAAEVKIYANEDTFSLLNKLGDELRFVFITSGAIVKPIASKPENVLSTNDALGVSIAVTPSSYEKCERCWHRRPDIGADVRHPTLCQRCVDNITGHDEVRQFA; via the coding sequence ATGGCAGAGTATAAAGATACCTTAAATTTACCGGAGACAAGCTTTCCCATGAAAGCGAATCTTGCTCAACGTGAGCCCGATATGTTAGCTAACTGGGAAACTCAAGGTATCTATGAAAAAATTAGACAAGCGCGCCTTGGGAAAGAGAAGTTTATTCTTCATGATGGTCCTCCGTATGCGAATGGTCATCTGCATTGTGGTCATGCACTCAATAAGATACTGAAAGATATCATTAATAAATCGCAATGTTTGAGTGGCTTTGATACTCCTTTCGTTCCTGGGTGGGACTGCCATGGCTTGCCTATTGAACTTAATGTTGAAAAAAAGATAGGAAAGGCTGGAGTCAAGATTAGTGCGCGTGAATTTCGCATCAAATGTCGGGAATATGCAGCCAGTCAGATTAATATTCAGCGTGAGGAATTCAAACGTTTAGGCGTATTTGGGGACTGGCAACATCCGTACGCAACGATGGATTATTCTTATGAAGCAAATATTATTCGCGCCCTAGGTAAGGTCATTGAGAATGGTCACTTACAGCAAGGATTTAAGCCTGTTCATTGGTGTGTTGATTGTGGATCTGCCTTGGCTGAAGCAGAGGTTGATTATGAGGATAAAACCTCACCAGCAATTGATGTTGCTTTCCTGGCTGCTGCACCTCGCGACTTCCTGTCAGCGATCGGTGTATCGGTTGTGAAGCCAGTGATTGTGCCCATCTGGACAACTACCCCTTGGTCATTACCAGCTAATGAAGCGGTTTGCCTCCATCCGGAACTTGATTATGTATTGATAGATGACAATAAACAGTATTTCTTGATCGTCGAAGAACTTCTAAAACCGGTTTTGACGCGTTATGGTATTGAGAGTTACAACATTGTTGGTCGAGCAAAAGGGAAAGTTTTTGAGAACCTTCCTTTGCAACCCCCTTTTAATGACAGACAAGTTCCGATTGTTTTAGGTGAACACGTTACCACGGACGCAGGAACAGGCTGTGTGCATACTGCTCCTGCACATGGACCGGATGATTACCAAGTAGGGCTGGCTTATAATCTTCCTTTGATCAACCCTGTTCTCGCTAACGGTTGTTATCATGATGAGGTCCCTTTGTTTGCGGGTCTTCCCGTATTAAAGGCGAATGACAAAATTATAGAGGTTCTTAAGGAGCGTAAGGTCCTGCTTCACCATGAGACCATTCGTCATAGTTACCCACATTGTTGGCGTCATAAAACCCCCATGGTATTCCTTGCTACACCCCAATGGTTTATTGCCATGGATAAAAATGGTTTGCGCCATTCTATAGCTGCAGAGATTGAACGAGTAAACTGGATACCTGATTGGGGTAAAGCGCGTATCGCTAGTATGGTTGAAACGAGACCTGACTGGTGTATCTCGCGTCAGAGAGCGTGGGGAACGCCCATGACTTTATTTGTGCATAAAAGCACTCGCGAACTTCATCCAAACACGGTTGCATTAATTGAGGAAATAGCCTCCAGTGTGGAAAGCAAAGGAATTGATGCTTGGTTTGATCTAGATATCCGCGAGTTCTTAGGCGCAGATGCTGATCACTATGAAAAGCTAACAGATACTTTGGATGTTTGGTTTGATTCCGGTGTTTCTCATTATTGTGTCTTAAAGCAAAATGCAGAACTTGATCTACCCGCCGATATGTATTTTGAAGGCTCGGATCAGCATCGTGGCTGGTTTAACTCTTCCTTGACAACGGCAGTTGCCATTTACGGACATGCTCCGTATAAAACCGTTTTGACCCATGGTTATACCGTAGATGCCGAAGGGAAGAAACTATCGAAGTCCAAAGGAAATTATGTGGCGTTGGATAAGCTGATTAATCAGCACGGCGCTGATATTTTGCGCCTATGGGTTGCTTCAACTGACTATCGTCACGAAGTCAGTATCTCTGAAGAAATTATTAAACGTAATGCTGATGCCTATCGACGCATTCGCAATACAGCAAGATTCTTATTGGCTAATTTATTTGATTTTAACCCCGAACAGCATTGTGTTAAGCCTGAGCATTTAGTCGAACTGGACCGTTGGGCGATTAGGCGTTCACAACAGCTGCAGAAGGAGATTATAGAAGCTTATAAAAATTATAATTTTCATGTGATTTATCAAAAGATTCATAATTTTTGTGCTGTTGATATGGGTAGCTTTTACTTGGATGTGATTAAAGATCGTCAGTATACGACGCCCACAAATAGTGTGGCACGGCGCTCGTGTCAAACGGCTATGTTTCACATTATTCACGCTCTAACACGCTGGTTAGCGCCTATATTGTCGTATACTGCTGAAGAAATTTGGCAATTTATCCCGGGGCAGACAGGCACATCCGTTTTTGTGGAGCAATGGTACGATAAATGGCCACTCATTGCAGATGTGGATATGACGTTCTGGGAGCAGTTACAAGCCATTCGGGATGAAGTCAATAAGGCGCTCGAGAACCAACGTAAAGAAGGCCAGATAGGCTCAGGCTTGGCTGCAGAAGTAAAGATCTATGCAAATGAAGATACTTTTTCTTTATTAAATAAATTAGGTGATGAGTTAAGGTTTGTTTTCATTACTTCAGGAGCTATAGTTAAACCAATAGCGTCTAAGCCTGAAAATGTTTTGTCTACGAATGATGCCTTGGGAGTGAGCATCGCAGTCACTCCTAGCTCTTATGAAAAATGCGAGCGTTGTTGGCATAGGCGGCCAGATATTGGCGCTGATGTCAGGCATCCAACTCTCTGCCAACGTTGCGTTGATAACATTACAGGTCATGATGAAGTGAGGCAGTTTGCATGA
- the recO gene encoding DNA repair protein RecO, whose amino-acid sequence MTVEAFEAWILHKRPSGDTSVRVTFFTREKGVINCLCKGGRAPKKQAILQAFTPLWVALEVRKEWYYSRQVESTSLPVNIKGFALFAALYMNELLYYTLSPIDPHPLLFDTYIETLRGLSVATDNLAIEALLRRFEWALLIACGQAVSLTKEAHSTNLITEDKYYQFIVSEGFLPAIAGLAGKDILAFAQGYLDDINVLKTAKFIMRQAIDHLLEGRELKSRTLFMRHKNKSSL is encoded by the coding sequence ATGACAGTTGAAGCATTCGAAGCGTGGATTCTGCACAAACGGCCTTCTGGGGACACCAGTGTTCGTGTGACTTTCTTTACCCGGGAAAAAGGGGTGATAAATTGTTTGTGTAAGGGGGGTAGAGCACCGAAAAAGCAAGCTATTTTACAAGCATTTACTCCTTTGTGGGTAGCTTTAGAAGTGCGAAAGGAATGGTACTACAGTCGCCAAGTTGAAAGTACTTCTTTACCGGTCAACATCAAAGGGTTTGCGCTTTTTGCTGCTCTTTATATGAATGAGTTGCTGTATTATACGCTAAGTCCTATCGATCCCCATCCTCTCCTTTTTGATACCTATATAGAAACACTTCGAGGATTAAGCGTTGCTACGGATAATTTGGCAATAGAAGCCTTACTGAGGCGTTTTGAATGGGCTTTGCTTATTGCTTGTGGGCAAGCTGTTTCGTTAACAAAAGAAGCGCATTCCACGAACTTGATTACCGAAGATAAGTATTATCAATTTATAGTAAGTGAAGGTTTTCTGCCTGCCATAGCAGGTTTAGCTGGGAAGGATATTTTGGCGTTCGCGCAAGGATATCTGGATGACATCAATGTGCTGAAGACAGCAAAATTTATCATGCGCCAGGCCATCGATCATCTTTTGGAAGGAAGAGAATTAAAATCTCGCACATTGTTTATGCGTCATAAAAATAAATCTTCCTTATAA
- a CDS encoding beta/alpha barrel domain-containing protein, producing the protein MMTDKLFDNQSIIVTLDVDAFLFDRLKQIANAGFVVVEINSSEQAILKKILQDFPALRVGSGNITTTQQLEDCYQAGVHFASSPGFLPAIAQTAAIYSVNYLPGIATISEAMQVMALGYHQARPYPANLTLCASLNKCLPMLRLFPAEVEWEEAEHYLSLPAVAAVSILNPESKHLQALSNGVFA; encoded by the coding sequence ATGATGACTGATAAATTGTTTGATAATCAATCAATTATTGTAACTTTAGATGTTGATGCTTTTTTATTTGATAGACTTAAACAAATCGCTAATGCGGGCTTCGTTGTAGTAGAAATCAATAGCAGTGAACAGGCTATTTTGAAAAAAATCTTGCAAGACTTTCCTGCATTGCGTGTGGGCTCTGGTAATATTACCACAACGCAACAATTAGAAGATTGTTACCAAGCTGGGGTTCATTTTGCTTCCAGCCCTGGCTTTTTACCAGCCATTGCACAAACAGCAGCCATCTATTCTGTAAATTATCTGCCTGGGATAGCAACAATTTCTGAAGCGATGCAAGTTATGGCTTTGGGTTACCATCAAGCAAGACCATACCCTGCCAATTTGACACTCTGTGCCTCGTTGAACAAGTGCTTACCAATGCTAAGATTATTCCCAGCAGAAGTTGAATGGGAAGAAGCAGAACATTACTTAAGCCTACCAGCTGTCGCTGCGGTCAGCATCCTGAATCCAGAAAGCAAGCATTTGCAAGCGTTATCGAATGGGGTTTTTGCATAG